Part of the Ruania alba genome is shown below.
CTCGTCGCAGATCGGCGGCGCCCACCTCATCCATCGGTCCGTCGGCTGTCCCCACCAGCACCAGCGTGCTTCCCCGCCCTGCCCAGCCCAGAGCAGCGACCCGCGAGTGCAGGGAGTCGTCCGGGTCGCCGCGCAGCAGTGAGTCGACCACCAGGGCCTCCAGGCGCGCGTCCCACGCACCGCGACTCTCGGCTGCCCGTGCGTAGACCTCTGCCGCCGAGAACGCCACTTCGCGGGAGTACAGCAGCACCGCCTCGCGCAGGGTGGAGTGCTGCCCGGGCGCAGCGAGCTCTTCGGTGTGCTCCTCGACGATCTCCACCACGATCCGGACCAGTTGCAGGGTGTGCTGCAGGGAGATCGAGCGGGTCAGCTCCGGGGGTGCAGCGCGGAAGATCTCGGCGGCGTTGTAGGAACCACGGCCCGGGTTCTCGTACCAGGCGATGAAGCTGGCGATACCCGATTGAGCGACCAACCCGATCCAGGAACGATCCTCGGCAGGCAGTGCTCGGTACCACGCCAGATCGGCGTCCAGCCGGCGCAGAGCGGCCGCGGTGAGCAGGTCGGTGCCACCGCGGAGGCGCCGGATCATCTCTCCGGTGCTCTCCGGGTCTTTCGCAGCGCGGGTCACACCCCGAGCCTACCGGCGAGATTGTGGGATTCCCACAAATGCCTTGCGAGACAGGTCAGCAGCGTGATCTGTCCTTCCTCAGGCTGGGGAGGGGTGCCTGGCGATACTCTGGGGCCATGTCCATCTTCAACCGGCTTCGACACGCTCTGCGTTCCACACCGAGCACGCCTGCCGTGACGGAACGCCCGACGAGCGCTCCGCCGCCCCCGGATGCGGCCACTGAGGCCGAGTTGCGTGCACGCCTCGACGACGATCCCAACGATGTGCAGGCGTTCACCCGCCTGGCGGAGATCGTGCGTCGGCGCGCCGCAGAGGTGGCACACCCCGACCCGCTGAGCGCGGAGGCGGAACCGGTCCCGACGACGCGCGCGGAGGACACCGCACACTGGGCGCTGGCCGAAGAGCTCGCCGGCCGCCCGCACGGATGGTACCCGTTGATCGAACTGGCGCGGCTCTCCCTCGACGACGACAAGGAAGGGGCCATGCGTCGCCTCGGCGCCGCCTGCGAGCGTGAGACGGACGGCAAGGCACTGATCGAGGGGATCAGAATGCTCCGCGCCGCGCACCTGCCGGCCGACGCACTGGGTCTTGGCGTGGGTCACTGGTCTCCGGCCGAACAAGATCCCGAAGCAGGTCGGCAGATCGTCGAGGCGGCACTCGACGCCGGCCGGTCCGGCGAGGCGCGCCGACACCTGACCGATCTCGCCGAGCTCGGTGGGAGGTCGTCGGCGACCGCGCGCATCGTGGCCGAGCTGGAGCCGTTCGTCGCGGCGGCCGAGGCCGATGTCGACTCGACCGCCCACTAACACGCGGCAAAGATCACCACGACGGCGGGGCGCCCACCCGAAGGTGAGCGCCCCGCCGTCCTGCTGAGGTGCCTCAGGCGTCCCCGCCCGCGGTGCCGGTGGTGCCGGCGTTGACGTCGAGCAGTTGGTACTTCTCGACCGCCTGCGCGGGTGCGGAGGCGTCCACCTCGCCGCGCGCAGCGAGGGCCTGCAGGGCACGGGTGACGATCGACTGGGTGTCGATCAGGAAGTGCCGCCGCACCGCCGGACGGGTGTCGGAGAAGCCGAACCCGTCGGCCCCGAGGGTCCAGTAGTCGCCCGGGACCCAGGCCCGGATCAGGTCCGGCACCTGGAAGTCATAGTCCGAGGTCCCGACGAAGGGGCCGCCGGCGTCGCGCAGCTTGGCGCTCACGTACGCCTCGCGCTGCTCACCGTTCGGGTCGACGAACGCCTGCCGGTCGGCTTCCAGGCCGTCCTTGCGCAACTCGCCCCAGCTGGTGACCGACCACACGGCGGCACGCACGCCCCAGTCCTCGGCGAGGATCTGGCGAGCCTCCAACGCCCACGGCACGGCCACACCCGAGGCGAGCAACTGGACGACCGGACCTTCGCCGTCGGACGGGGCCTCCAGGCGGTGGATGCCCTTCAGGATCCCATCGACGTCCACGTCCTCCGGCTCGGCCGGCTGGATCATCGGCTCGTTGTACACCGTGAGGTAGTACATGACGTTCGGGTCGCGGCCAGAATCAGACGTGGCATCGGTTCCATACATCCTTTCCAGACCGTCCTTGACGATGTGGCGGATCTCGTACCCGTACGCCGGGTCGTACTGCACCACGGCCGTGTTCGTGGCGGCCAGGACGGGGGAGTGCCCGTCGGCGTGCTGCAGGCCCTCACCGGTCAGGGTGGTCCGGCCGGCGGTGGCACCGATCAGGAACCCACGGGTGAGTTGATCGCCAGCGGCCCAGAACTGATCACCGGTGCGCTGGAAACCGAACATGGAGTAGTAGAAGTAGAACGGCACCATCGGCTCGCCGTGCGTGGCGTAGGAGGTACCCACGGCCTGGAACGCGGCCGCGGACCCTGCCTCGTTGATCCCGGTGTGCAGCAGACCACCGGACTCGTCCTCCTTGTAACTGAGCAGCAGCTCGCGGTCGACCGAGAGGTAGTTCTGGCCGTTGGTGTTGAAGATCTTCAGGCTCGGGAAGATCGCGTCCAGACCGAAGGTGCGGGCCTCGTCCGGGATGATCGGCACGATGCGGTGACCGAACTCCTTGTCACGAAGCAGCTCCTTGAACAGCTGGACCAGAGCCATCGTGGTGGCGGCCTCCTGCTGCCCCGAGCCCTTGGCGAGGCGCTCGTAGGCCTTGTCCGCGGGGAGGGTCACCTGCGTGTACTTGGAGCGGCGCTCGGGCAGGAACCCGCCGAGCTTGGAGCGCCGGTCCATCATGTACTCGATCTCCGGGGCGTCCATGCCGGGGTGGAAGTACGGCGGCAGGTACGGGTCCGCCTCGATCGCCTCGTCCGTGATGGGCAGGCGCAAGGAGTCGCGCAGGCCCTTGAGGTCGTTCTCCTTGAGCTTCTTCATCTGGTGCGTGGCGTTGCGACCCGCGAACGAGGAGCCGAGACCGTAGCCCTTCACGGTGTGCGCGAGGATCACCGTGGGCGCTCCCGTGTGGTTCACCGCGGCGTTGTAGGCGGCGAAGAGCTTGCGATAATCGTGGCCGCCACGCTTCATCGCCCAGATGTCGTCGTCGCTCATGTTCGACACGAGCGACTTCGTGCGCGGATCGCGCCCGAAGAAGTGCTCGCGGATGAAGGCGCCGTCCTCGGCCCGGTAGGTCTGGAAATCACCGTCCGGGGTGTTGTTCATCAAGTTCACGAGAGCGCGATCCTTATCGGCCTCGAGCAGGGCGTCCCATTCGCGGCCCCAGACGACCTTGATGACGTTCCAGCCGGCACCGCGGAAGAAGCCCTCGAGCTCCTGGATGATCTTGCCGTTGCCGCGCACCGGCCCGTCGAGGCGCTGCAGGTTGCAGTTCACCACGAAGGTCAGATTGTCCAGGTTCTGCTGGGCAGCGAGCTGCAGCATGCCGCGGGACTCGGGCTCGTCCATCTCGCCGTCGCCGAGGAAGGCCCACACGCGCTGCTGCGAGGTGTCCTTGATGCCACGGAACTGCATGTACCGGTTGACCCACGCCTGGTAGATCGCGCTGGCCGGCCCCAGTCCCATCGAGACTGTCGGGAACTCCCAGAAGTCGGGCATGTTGCGGGGGTGCGGGTAGGAGGGGAGGCCACCGCCGGGGCGGGAGAGCTCCTGGCGGAACGCGTCCAGCTGGTCCTCGGTGAGGCGGCCCTCGAGGTAGGCGCGGGCGTACATTCCGGGGGCCGCGTGGCCCTGGAAGTAGATCTGGTCGCCGCCGCCCGGGTGGTCCTTGCCGCGGAAGAAGTGGTTCAGGCCCACCTCGTACAGCGTGGCCACGGAGGCGTAGGAGGAGATATGGCCGCCGACGGCGATCCCCGGCCGCTGCGCACGCGTCACCATGACGGCGGAGTTCCACCGCAGGTAGGAGCGGTAACGGCGCTCGACCGCCTCATCGCCGGGGAAGTACGGCTCGTCGTGCACACCGATGGTGTTCACGTACGGCGTGGTCATGGCGGAGGGAACGGCCACGTCTCGTTCGCGTGCCCGCTTCAGCATGTTCAGCAGGATGTAGCGAGCGCGGGGTCCACCTCGGGCCTCGATCAGGCCGTCGAGGGACTCGAGCCATTCACCGGTCTCGTCCGGGTCGATGTCCGGTACCTGGCTGAGCAGGCCATTGATCAGAGGTCCGGCTTCGTTGCGTGAGGTCACGACTCTTCTCTTCTCTCCGCACCGGGTTACGGCGCTCGGCGATCCATCCTGGCCGGTGTGTGGACACCGCAAGGGACTGCGCTGACGATCCTATTGTCCCGCCTTGGTGTGGTCTCAACATTGTGGGGCAGATGTGACATCCCCGACACCGGGTCCGTCGACTGGACCGGAGCGACTCACAGACGGTTGCGGTTGCGCTCAGGCGTGCAAGTGCGGTTCGGTTGTGCCACACCTCCGCCATTCGGGCGGGGACAGCGAAGGAGAGGGCAGACGTGGCAGGGACCGCGAGCACCGAGAACCGCGACGGTTCCCGGTTCGGGGTGAAGCAGGGGCAGATCATCCAAGAGTTCGGTTACGACGACGACGTCGATGAGGAGCTGCGCGCGGAGCTGGAGGCTGCCACGGGGCATGAGCTCGTGGACGAAGGGTTCGACGACGTCACTGACGCCGCCGTGCTGTGGTGGCGCGAGGACGACGGAGATGTGCACGATCTCACCGATCTGATGACGGACTCACTCACCACGCTCGAAGACGGTGGCCTGATCTGGGTGTTCACGCCGAAGCCGGGCCGCGACGGTCATGTGCGCCCCCCGGAGGTCGACGAGGCTGCCCGGACTGCGGGCCTGCACTCGACGAGCACGATCTCGGCCGCGGAGAACTGGTCCGGGTTCCGGCTCACCACCCGCGGGCGCGGCCGGTGAGCGAGCCTGCACAGGCACGTCCCGCCGTCGGGCGTACAGCGCCGGCGTTCCAGGCCCGCGACACCCACGGCGCCACTGTTTCCCTGGTGGAGCTGCGTGGGGCGCCGGTGCTGCTGGTTTTCATCCCGTTCGCCTTCACCCGGGTCTGTGGCAACGAGGTCGCTGCTCTGCGGGACAGGCACGCTGAGCTCACGGCAGGCGGTGCGCGGGTCCTGGTGATCACGTGCGACTCGATGATGACGCTTCGCGCCTGGGCGGAGGCCGAGGATCTCCCGTTCGATCTTCTCTCGGACTTCTGGCCGCACGGCGCGATCGCGCGTTCGTACGGTGCATTCGGTGCCGGTGATGGAGCGCCCGATCGGCTGAGCGTGCTGGTCGACGCCGAGGGGGTGGTCCGGTGGACCACCAGCAGCCCTCGCGGACAGGCGCGTGACGTCGAGGAGTACCTGACGGCGATCCGGTCGTTGGCGGGGAGCGGCGTGAGCGCGCCTGGGGTCGTGCGGTGAGGCTCCCCGCAGGGCCGCTCGCGCTCGCTCACCGAGGTGGGGCCGGGCTGCCTGCCAACGCTGGGATCGAGAACAGCCTTGCTGCGATCAGGAACGCTGTCGACCTGGGATACACCTACATCGAGACGGACGTCCGTGCCAGCCGTGACGGAGTGCCGTTCATCGTGCACGATGAGGATCTGCGCCGGATCACGGGCGATGTCCGCCGGGTGGCGGACCTCACGGCGGCGGAGCTGCGTGCCGCGACGCTCACCGGTGGTGCCGCGATCCCGACCCTGGACGAGGTGTTGGAGGAGTTCGGGCATCTCTGGCTGAACCTGGATATGAAGTCCGACGACGCGGTGGAGCCCGCGATCACCACGGTGCGCCGGCACGGGATGGCCGAACGGGTCGTGGTGGCCTCGTTCAGCACCTCCCGACTGGCGCAGGTGCGTCGCCTGGCTCCCGAGTTCGCCACCTCTGCCTCCCCCCTCGAAGTGGCGGCGATGCTGATGGGCTTCTCCAGGTCCGCGGTGCGTAACGGTGCCGTCGCCGTCCAGGTGCCACGGCGCTGGCGTGGGAAAGAGATGGTCACCCCTGCCTTCATCCGGCGTGTGCACCGGCAGGGCATGCAGGTGCACGTGTGGACGATCGACGATGCCGCGACTATCCGGTTGCTGTTGGATCGGGGCGTGGACGCCATCGTCTCGGACCGGGTGGACGTACTGCGGGACGTCTTGGTCGAGCGTGGCCAGTGGCCGGCACCAACGTTGGGGGAGTAGGCCCGCGGCTTGGTACTGTTTCCCCTTGCCAGGGCCTATAGCTCAGTTGGTTAGAGCGTCGCGTTTACACCGCGGATGTCGGGGGTTCGAGTCCCTCTGGGCCCACCGATCGGAGTGCGGACTCAGGCAACGTCGTCGGCGCGCTCCCAGTGGCGACCGCCGCGCACGGGAAGGCGCACTACGTGCCTAGCCTGGCAAGGAACCGCAGCTCCTGGAGAACCTGGGTGACGCCGTCGGCCATGGTGGCAACAGATCGCCGGGTGGCCTCGTAGGCGGTGCCCCGCTCGCCCTGGAGGTAGACCTCCCACCCGTTCTCGGTCCAGTGGAGCACGACCATGTCCACGTTCTGGTACCTCACCCAGTCCCGGTTCAGCAGCCTTCCCTCGCGGTCGCGGATGAGCGGGGTGGGCAGGCCCTCGCGGAGGATCACCCGATGAAGCTCCTCCAAGGCGGCCGTCTCCTCGCTCTCCGACAGCGGTACCCACTTCCACCACGTGTAGTGGTACTCGCCCTGCTCCACTTCGAATCGGCGACCGCAGGCCGTGCACGCACAGATGCGGTCGGGCACCCAGTCCTTGCGCGGCACCTCTCCCTCGATGCGGATGTGCCCGCGACCGGCCTCCTTGGCCGGATCGTAGAAAGGCAGCCGCAGCGTGTACGCGACGCACAGGCAGGTGCCGTCCCGGAACAGCCGCAGGCGCTGCAGCGCGTGCTCCAGCGAACTGGCATTCGCGTGCAGCGCACCGCCGAGGTCGAGGCGTGAGGCGGCGCGGTCGATCGCGGACAGGCTGGTAGCCAGTGGTTCGAGCACGGCCGGATCGCGGGTCGCGACGATCTCCCACACCGCGTGCAGCACCCGGGCGCGTTCGCGGGAGAGGAGGTCCGCGAGCAGCGGCGTCGCGGCCGCACGTTTCCAGACGTCCTCGGTACCGAGCGCCGCCTCGCCCTTCTCGAGCAGATCGTGCGGCGTCAGGCCCTCAGCCTGCGCCGGTGGGCCGGGCCTGCCTGCGGGAACGGCCACCCCCAAGTCGCGGCAGGCCAGTGCCAGCCTCGCGTATCCGGCGTCGGGGCTGGTCTCCTTGGCATACCAGGCGCACAATGCCTGGGAGAGGGTACGTCCCGGGATCACGTCGAAACCACGGTCCGCGGCGAAGGTGACGATGGGAGCCTCGTCCCGCAGGGTTCTTCCTGGGCCGAGCCAGTAGCCGAACGCCCGACCATCCTGTTCAGCGACCCAGTCGATCATGTCGGCCACCTGGAGAATCGCCTCACGGCGGATCATTGCCTCAACGTCGTCGGCGCCCACCAGCACGTCGCCACCAAGTGCTTTAGGATCCTCACCACGATCCAGCATGCGGAAGCCAGTGGGCCAAGGGGCCGCCCCTCCGCTCTGTTGCAACTGACGCCAGCGGACAAGATCAGCCGGTGGCCCGTCCAAGCAGGGCAACGGCAGCACTATCAGAGCAGCGGCGCCGTCGGCACCGGCGGGCGCTGTCGCACTGGTATCGACCAGGAGGATCGCGAAGGCCCCGGTCCGCCACCACAGGGCTCGTTCGGCCCCCACGGCTTGCACCAGCCGCGCCGGTACTGCTCGAGGGTCGTATCCGTCGCTCTCCAGCAGCTCGCTGGGATAGGGGGAGCAACCGAAGTCGCGGCGCGGTCCCCACCGGCGGTCCGCGGCCTCGGCGAGGGGCATGGTCAGCGCGGCCAGGGCTGCTTGGTCCGAGGTGGCGCCCAACGGGATTGCGTGCGCCATCCGCAAGGACTGACCGTCGATCCCATCGATGCGCCACTCGTCGCCGTCATCGGAGAACGGGCGCTCTAACGTCTTCTCCACCACATCGAGAATCACCTCGGGGGTGGAGTCGACGATCTCGTCCTCACCGTCGCTCGGCGGCTCGTTCATTCACTGGTCCTTCCGGTTCCATCGCTGGCCATGACGGCCAGCGGCGAACTAAGCGCCCACATCGGCTCTTCAGCCACGGCAGGGCCTCAGGAGATCGATTGTGAGGCGTCCGGACCAGAGTAGGACGCTCAGGTCAGGGCCCCGTCTCCACGGGTTTGAGATCCTGGAGTCGCCGGTAACGCATCAGCAGGACACCAGCGGGATACGCCTTCGGTGGCTCGACAAGCTCGAACAGGGTCGGTGCCGTGCCGTCCGGGAACAACCTCTTTCCGCGTCCGATCACGATGGGGCAGACCCAGAGGTTCACCTGGTCGACCACGCCTTCGGCCCACAGAGTGTGCAGCAGGTTCGCGCTGCCCCAGGTGTGGATCTGTTGATGCCGCTCGCGTAGGTCATGAACCTGGGCCACCACATCGGCCACCAGTGTGCTGGTGGCCCAGGACAGTTCTGGTGTGCCGCGAGAGGCGACGTACTTGGGAATCCGGTCGAAGGCCTGGCCGATCGGGTCGGTCTTGCCGGGCCAGTACGCGCGGAAGATGTCGTAGGTGATCCGGCCCAGCAACAGTGCATCGGATGTCTGGACATCGGCGACCACTTGGGCACCCGACTCCGGGTCACCGAACGGGCGCTCCCATCCGGCGTAGGGGAAGTCTCCGTCTTGCACGGTGGGTCCACCGTTGGCTTGGATCACCCCGTCGAGCGTGATGTTCATGTTCACGTGCAGTTCGCCCATGGTGACCGTCTCCTTGCGCCTCGATTGGAGATTCGGGTCCAGTGTCGTTCCGGTGCGACGCCTACGCACGTGCTGCGGTGGTTCGATGAACGTCTTCGGTGATGCCTCGTCACGATCGGCGGGTGGAGCGACGTCGACTGCCGGTGGATCGCCGCGCGCGCATCCGGACATGCCGGTGGCCCCGTCGACGGGTGGTGTCGGCGGGGTTCGGGGCGGGGTGGTCAGTCTGGTGGTGGGTCGGTGTGGCCGGGCGAGTTTAGGCGCGGTGGATCCGTGACCGTTTCGCTGCGTGGCTGGTCGTGCCTGCTTTCGGGCGGACTGCCGCCACGAGGGCTGCTCCGCCCGTTTCGCGCCCCCACGCTGGTGCCGGCGGTGGGAATGGGGTAGGTGCCGGTGGGCGTGACCAGGTAATGCGCACCATCGGGTGCGGCCCAGTGATAGACGCCGGGGGTGATCATGGAATATGACCACCCGGCGTGGGTTTTTGCCCGGTGGTGACGGCGGCACAAGGCGGCCATATTCACCGAACTGGTTCGGCCGCCGCGGTCGTAGGGAACACTATGATCCTGATCGGCAGAACGTGCGCTGCGATTGCAGTAGGGGAACCGGCACTGGCCGTCGCGGAGAATGATCTGTTCGCGCAGTGTCGGACTGGCTTCATACGTGGACGCGGAGGTGAATCCGGCGAGATCGATGACGGGACGGACCAGTATTCGGCCGGCAGTGGAACACCATTGACGGATCTGTTCTTTGGTGACCGGTGAGTTGGTGTTTTCGCACCGGCCCACGATCCCGGAGCCGTTCCCGGCGCCGTCCGCCCCTGGACCGGTGTGGTTGTTGAGGGCGTCGGCGGGCAGGTGGAGGTAGAGCATCACGGTCCGACCCATCCCACCAGTAGCACCAGTCGCCCCCTCGATGCTGGGGCTGGTCGTGGCGGTGCCGCCGGTCGTTCCGCCAGCCGGGGCCTCACCCCCGGTCGAACCTCCGTCCGGGCCCGTCACTGCGTCGCCGCTGCTGGTGCTGGTGTCGGGGATGGGCAGTGTGGTGTGTCCGCGGGCGAGGTCACCGATGGCGATGGAGCGGCGCACGTCCTCGCTGGTGCCGGGAAGGAACCCTGCCAGCACCCGGGCCTGGTCGGACACCGCAGCCTCGAGATCCAACGCGTCGGTGAGGTCGAGGCCGCCCTCGACCCGCACCACCGACCCCACACCCAATCCCAGTCCCGGTCCCGCGGTGGTGCCTGCCTCATCGAGACGGATGTCGAAGTGGCGCCCCTCCAACGCTGCTTGTTCGTCCTTGGCGGCCTGTTCGGGATCAAACGTGGCCATCGCCGCACTCACGGTCCGCTCAATCTGCGCCACCGTGCAGGACCCGATCGTCCACGCCACCTGCGCATCCACCCACGCCGCACCCGCGAACGGGAGCCTCTTGCTCATCCGAGTCACTGCCCGGGCCCGGTAGATGCTGACCTGCCCGGCCCGTACCCGGGACCATAACTGGGGTAGCCGGTAGGCGAGCTCGACCACCACACCCACATAGGCCAGGGCTGCTTCGTTCGACTGCCCCAACGCAGTCGCCAACCGGGTGAACTCCAGATCCGAGACCAACGGGGCACCATCCCCGGCCAGGCGCATCGGCTGCGCAGTTCCCGGCAGGCCCGCGTGCTCATCCGGAACCGGCATGCCCGCGTGTTCGTCCGGGTCGAACACTGGCCCACCAGCCGTGCCATTCATGGTGGCCGGGTCGATCGCCCGCTCACCCACCCAGGCGATCACCAGCTCAGCACGCTCGACATCGACCGCCCGAGCCGTGGTGACGTTCTCCCGCAGGGCAGCCAGCACCGCATTCCCGGCCGGGGCCGAGAATGCGGAACCAGTGGCTGTCGAGGTCATGTCTTTATTCTCCCAGAAGGCACCGACAATGCGCCGGACAGCATCGGCACCTGTGGAAAACTCTCGCATTGACCGGCACATGGACCAGACGCCCCTGAAATGTCGATGTGGGATCGGTCAATTCGCAACACAGGAACGCCTGGCCGCACCATTGCCACCCACGTCCCAGCCGGGGCCGAGAGTGCGCAATCGGTAGGTGTCCTCATACTCGAATCCTCCCAGCGAGGTGTGACATTCGACCGTGAGAATCGACACGCAGGAACATCCCACCGCGGCAACCGGAGTGCCGGATAGCGGTCGAGTTGTGCGCCGAGGGGCCCCCATCGGACGGGCGTCCATGCCGCGTCGTTGCTCAGATGCCACGTGGTGGCCCTGGTTCACGCCTCATCGCGCCGGTGCGAGGTGTTCTGCGCCGGAGTAGCGTGATGTTCGTTCTGAGCGACCGGGTGGTGGGGCAGGCGATGAGTGGGATCCAGATCAAGCATCAGGTCGTGGTGTTCGACGCAGCCGACCTGCACGCCGAGAGCACGTTCTGGGCAGGCGTCCTCGGCGGGACGGTGGACGTCGACGATGACTGGCACATGGTGATGGTCGACGGCGTGCCACGAGTGGGAGTTCAGCTGGCCCCCGAGCATGTGCCGCCGCGATGGCCGGACGGATCCCCGCCTCAGCAGATCCACCTCGATCTGTGGGTGGAGGATCTCCCGACAGCGCACGCCCATGTCTTGGAACTCGGTGCGGAGGTTCTGCAACGAGCGGAGGACACCGGCGAACCGGACCGGTTCCAGGTGTACACCGACCCGGCCGGTCATCCGTTCTGCCTGTGCTGGACGGTGCACGACTGAGTACGACGCCCAGCGCTGGTGACCGAGGCTCTCCTCGAGATCGACGACTACTGGCAGGTGCGGACGTCCTGCTCGCTACTGAGTCGTCGCTGCTCAACCTGGCACGGCCCCGCGCGGTAGGTTCGGCACATGGAAGCACCGCTACATCTGCGAGACGTGATCGAGCTGCTGGAGCGTCGCTACCCGCCCTCCACCGCAGAGGCATGGGACGCCGTCGGGCTGGTCACCGGTGAGCTGGGCGCGCCGGTGCAACGGGTGCTATTCGCGGTGGATCCCACCGAAGAGGTCGTGGCCGAAGCGGCCGCGGCCGGGGCGGACCTGCTCGTGACCCATCACCCGCTGTTGCTGCGACCGGTCAGCTCGGTCGCCGCCACGACGGCGAAAGGGCGCGTGGTGCACACCCTGATCAGTGAGGGCATCGCCCTGTACGTGGCACACACGAATGCCGATATCGCTGCCGGAGGTGTCAACGACGCCCTGGCCGATGCGCTGGAGCTGGTCGAGACCCGACCGCTGGTGCCCGCACCCGGTCGTGACCTCGACGTCCTCGTCGTCTACGTACCCGAGGACGACGCCGAATCGCTCACAGAAGTGTTGGCATCGGCAGGAGCCGGCGCCGTCGGCGACTACACCGGCTGTGCCTGGTCGGTCACGGGCACCGGGGAGTTCACGCCACGACCCGGAGCAACGCCGGCCATCGGGGCAGTCGGCACCCATGAACGACTGGCCGAACGGCGCCTGGAGATGGTGGTTCCACCAGGGTTGCGGGACCGAGTCACCGCAGCCCTTCGACAGGCGCACCCGTACGAAGAGCCTGCGTTCTCATTCCTGGCCACCCACCCGCCGTCGTCGTCTGTGGGCAGCGGTCGCCTCGGACGGCTCGAGGAACCGGTCACCTTCGGTGAGTTCGCAGCCCGGGTGGCTGCCGCCCTGCCCGCCACTGCTCACGGCATCCGCGCCTCGGGGGACAGCAGTGCCATCGTCGAGACCATCGCGGTCAGCGGCGGTTCGGGCGATGCGTACCTCGATGCTGCGCACCGGTCGGGAGCCGACGTGTACGTCACCGCGGACCTGCGCCACCACCGCGCGTCGGACGCCCGCGCCGAGGAGGCGGCACCGTTCCTGATCGACGCCGCCCACTGGGCCACCGAGTGGCCATGGCTACCCATGGCTGCCCGAGCCCTGGACACCGACTGCGACGGTCGGGTGGAGACCATCGTCAGCACCCGAGTGACCGACCCGTGGACCCTTAGGCTGGGAACAGCCGACACCGGAGGAAATCTGTGACTACCGCCCCCGCCGCTGATCAGCGCCGACTTCTTGACGTCCAGGCGCTCGACACGCGACTCGCGCAGCTGGCCCACCAGCGCAAAGCGCACCCGACCCTGAC
Proteins encoded:
- a CDS encoding PucR family transcriptional regulator gives rise to the protein MIRRLRGGTDLLTAAALRRLDADLAWYRALPAEDRSWIGLVAQSGIASFIAWYENPGRGSYNAAEIFRAAPPELTRSISLQHTLQLVRIVVEIVEEHTEELAAPGQHSTLREAVLLYSREVAFSAAEVYARAAESRGAWDARLEALVVDSLLRGDPDDSLHSRVAALGWAGRGSTLVLVGTADGPMDEVGAADLRRAARRAAQDALVGIQGSRLIVVLGGEGNLRDKARDLLDRFGPGPVVIGPEVPELADAGRSARAALSALDAVRAWPSAPRPVHADEILPERVLIGDSDARRTLLTDVYGPLQQVGGPLLQTLSVYLNEGRSLEATARQLYVHPNTVRYRLRRIASVTGWDPVDPREGFVLQIAIAVGQLADGVAL
- the aceE gene encoding pyruvate dehydrogenase (acetyl-transferring), homodimeric type; the encoded protein is MTSRNEAGPLINGLLSQVPDIDPDETGEWLESLDGLIEARGGPRARYILLNMLKRARERDVAVPSAMTTPYVNTIGVHDEPYFPGDEAVERRYRSYLRWNSAVMVTRAQRPGIAVGGHISSYASVATLYEVGLNHFFRGKDHPGGGDQIYFQGHAAPGMYARAYLEGRLTEDQLDAFRQELSRPGGGLPSYPHPRNMPDFWEFPTVSMGLGPASAIYQAWVNRYMQFRGIKDTSQQRVWAFLGDGEMDEPESRGMLQLAAQQNLDNLTFVVNCNLQRLDGPVRGNGKIIQELEGFFRGAGWNVIKVVWGREWDALLEADKDRALVNLMNNTPDGDFQTYRAEDGAFIREHFFGRDPRTKSLVSNMSDDDIWAMKRGGHDYRKLFAAYNAAVNHTGAPTVILAHTVKGYGLGSSFAGRNATHQMKKLKENDLKGLRDSLRLPITDEAIEADPYLPPYFHPGMDAPEIEYMMDRRSKLGGFLPERRSKYTQVTLPADKAYERLAKGSGQQEAATTMALVQLFKELLRDKEFGHRIVPIIPDEARTFGLDAIFPSLKIFNTNGQNYLSVDRELLLSYKEDESGGLLHTGINEAGSAAAFQAVGTSYATHGEPMVPFYFYYSMFGFQRTGDQFWAAGDQLTRGFLIGATAGRTTLTGEGLQHADGHSPVLAATNTAVVQYDPAYGYEIRHIVKDGLERMYGTDATSDSGRDPNVMYYLTVYNEPMIQPAEPEDVDVDGILKGIHRLEAPSDGEGPVVQLLASGVAVPWALEARQILAEDWGVRAAVWSVTSWGELRKDGLEADRQAFVDPNGEQREAYVSAKLRDAGGPFVGTSDYDFQVPDLIRAWVPGDYWTLGADGFGFSDTRPAVRRHFLIDTQSIVTRALQALAARGEVDASAPAQAVEKYQLLDVNAGTTGTAGGDA
- a CDS encoding DUF3052 domain-containing protein produces the protein MAGTASTENRDGSRFGVKQGQIIQEFGYDDDVDEELRAELEAATGHELVDEGFDDVTDAAVLWWREDDGDVHDLTDLMTDSLTTLEDGGLIWVFTPKPGRDGHVRPPEVDEAARTAGLHSTSTISAAENWSGFRLTTRGRGR
- a CDS encoding redoxin domain-containing protein; its protein translation is MSEPAQARPAVGRTAPAFQARDTHGATVSLVELRGAPVLLVFIPFAFTRVCGNEVAALRDRHAELTAGGARVLVITCDSMMTLRAWAEAEDLPFDLLSDFWPHGAIARSYGAFGAGDGAPDRLSVLVDAEGVVRWTTSSPRGQARDVEEYLTAIRSLAGSGVSAPGVVR
- a CDS encoding glycerophosphodiester phosphodiesterase family protein, with amino-acid sequence MRLPAGPLALAHRGGAGLPANAGIENSLAAIRNAVDLGYTYIETDVRASRDGVPFIVHDEDLRRITGDVRRVADLTAAELRAATLTGGAAIPTLDEVLEEFGHLWLNLDMKSDDAVEPAITTVRRHGMAERVVVASFSTSRLAQVRRLAPEFATSASPLEVAAMLMGFSRSAVRNGAVAVQVPRRWRGKEMVTPAFIRRVHRQGMQVHVWTIDDAATIRLLLDRGVDAIVSDRVDVLRDVLVERGQWPAPTLGE
- a CDS encoding dihydrofolate reductase family protein; translation: MGELHVNMNITLDGVIQANGGPTVQDGDFPYAGWERPFGDPESGAQVVADVQTSDALLLGRITYDIFRAYWPGKTDPIGQAFDRIPKYVASRGTPELSWATSTLVADVVAQVHDLRERHQQIHTWGSANLLHTLWAEGVVDQVNLWVCPIVIGRGKRLFPDGTAPTLFELVEPPKAYPAGVLLMRYRRLQDLKPVETGP
- a CDS encoding HNH endonuclease translates to MTSTATGSAFSAPAGNAVLAALRENVTTARAVDVERAELVIAWVGERAIDPATMNGTAGGPVFDPDEHAGMPVPDEHAGLPGTAQPMRLAGDGAPLVSDLEFTRLATALGQSNEAALAYVGVVVELAYRLPQLWSRVRAGQVSIYRARAVTRMSKRLPFAGAAWVDAQVAWTIGSCTVAQIERTVSAAMATFDPEQAAKDEQAALEGRHFDIRLDEAGTTAGPGLGLGVGSVVRVEGGLDLTDALDLEAAVSDQARVLAGFLPGTSEDVRRSIAIGDLARGHTTLPIPDTSTSSGDAVTGPDGGSTGGEAPAGGTTGGTATTSPSIEGATGATGGMGRTVMLYLHLPADALNNHTGPGADGAGNGSGIVGRCENTNSPVTKEQIRQWCSTAGRILVRPVIDLAGFTSASTYEASPTLREQIILRDGQCRFPYCNRSARSADQDHSVPYDRGGRTSSVNMAALCRRHHRAKTHAGWSYSMITPGVYHWAAPDGAHYLVTPTGTYPIPTAGTSVGARNGRSSPRGGSPPESRHDQPRSETVTDPPRLNSPGHTDPPPD